In Kogia breviceps isolate mKogBre1 chromosome 7, mKogBre1 haplotype 1, whole genome shotgun sequence, a single window of DNA contains:
- the CD3D gene encoding T-cell surface glycoprotein CD3 delta chain isoform X1, producing MEHRSFLSGLILAALLSQVSPLNISVEELEDRVFLTCNAGITWLEGTVGQFALGNKTVDLGKRNLDPRGVYGCSETDGQTSRTSTLQVYYRMCQNCVELDSATLAGVVITDIIATVLLALGVYCFAGNETGRLSRAADTQALLGNDQLYQPLRDRNEAQYGRLGENWARNK from the exons ATGGAACATAGAAGTTTTCTGTCTGGCCTGATACTGGCTGCCCTTCTCTCCCAAG TGAGCCCTTTGAATATCTCGGTGGAGGAACTTGAGGACAGAGTATTTTTGACATGCAATGCCGGTATCACGTGGCTAGAAGGAACGGTAGGACAATTTGCCTTAGGGAATAAAACTGTGGACTTGGGAAAACGCAACCTGGACCCACGAGGAGTGTATGGGTGCAGTGAGACAGATGGACAAACCAGCAGAACATCTACTCTGCAAGTATACTATCGAA TGTGCCAGAACTGTGTGGAGCTGGACTCAGCCACCCTGGCAGGCGTCGTCATCACTGACATCATTGCCACTGTGCTCCTTGCTTTGGGAGTCTACTGCTTTGCTGGAAACGAGACTGGAAGGCTCTCCAGGG CTGCTGACACTCAAGCTTTGTTGGGGAATGACCAGCTCTATCAG CCCCTTCGAGATCGGAATGAGGCTCAGTACGGTCGTCTTGGTGAGAACTGGGCTCGGAACAAGTGA
- the CD3E gene encoding T-cell surface glycoprotein CD3 epsilon chain has protein sequence MQSGNLWRVLGLCLLSVGAWAEEDFEETDEVTQIQTLKSYKVSISGNSVELTCPEDTVSEKITWRKDPEGSPHHYNNPLLLEDFSEIENSGYYTCSEDSKHTLYLKARVCKNCVEADPRVVATIILVDIGVTLGLLLLVYHWSKNRKAKAVPVTRGAGAGSRPRGQNRERPPPVPNPDYEPIRKGQRDLYAGLNQRGI, from the exons ATGCAGTCGGGGAATCTCTGGAGAGTTCTGGGACTCTGCCTCTTATCAG ttgGCGCTTGGGCGGAAGAAG attttgaAGAAACCG atgaagTTACACAAATACAAACACTGAAAT CATATAAAGTCTCCATCTCTGGAAACAGTGTAGAGCTTACATGCCCTGAGGATACTGTATCTGAGAAAATAACTTGGAGAAAAGATCCTGAAGGAAGTCCCCATCATTATAACAACCCACTGTTACTGGAGGATTTTTCAGAAATAGAGAACAGCGGTTATTATACCTGCTCAGAGGACTCCAAACATACGCTCTACCTGAAAGCAAGAG TGTGTAAGAACTGCGTGGAGGCGGATCCTAGGGTGGTGGCCACAATCATCCTGGTGGACATTGGCGTCACTTTGGGCTTGCTGCTGCTGGTGTATCACTGGAGCAAGAACAGAAAGGCCAAGGCCGTGCCTGTGACGAGAGGAGCTGGGGCTGGCAGCAGGCCCAGGG GACAAAACAGGGAAAGGCCACCACCTGTACCCAACCCAGACTATGAG CCCATCCGGAAAGGCCAGCGGGACCTGTATGCTGGCCTAAATCAGAGAGGCATCTGA
- the CD3D gene encoding T-cell surface glycoprotein CD3 delta chain isoform X2 — protein MEHRSFLSGLILAALLSQVCQNCVELDSATLAGVVITDIIATVLLALGVYCFAGNETGRLSRAADTQALLGNDQLYQPLRDRNEAQYGRLGENWARNK, from the exons ATGGAACATAGAAGTTTTCTGTCTGGCCTGATACTGGCTGCCCTTCTCTCCCAAG TGTGCCAGAACTGTGTGGAGCTGGACTCAGCCACCCTGGCAGGCGTCGTCATCACTGACATCATTGCCACTGTGCTCCTTGCTTTGGGAGTCTACTGCTTTGCTGGAAACGAGACTGGAAGGCTCTCCAGGG CTGCTGACACTCAAGCTTTGTTGGGGAATGACCAGCTCTATCAG CCCCTTCGAGATCGGAATGAGGCTCAGTACGGTCGTCTTGGTGAGAACTGGGCTCGGAACAAGTGA
- the CD3G gene encoding T-cell surface glycoprotein CD3 gamma chain encodes MEQGKRLAGLLLAITLLQGTMVQLYEVRVDDNQEDGSVLLTCDMNEKVIRWFKDEVEISPVNTSKTTWNLGSSTKDPRGIYWCQGSKNRSKPLQVYYRMCQNCIELNSATVSGFIFTEIISIFLLAVGVYYIAGHEGVRQSRASDKQTLLSNDQLYQPLKEREDDQYSHLQGNHLRKN; translated from the exons ATGGAGCAGGGGAAGCGTCTGGCTGGCCTCCTCCTGGCTATCACTCTTCTTCAAG GTACTATGGTGCAGTTGTATGAAG TAAGAGTGGATGACAATCAAGAAGATGGTTCAGTACTTCTGACTTGTGACATGAATGAAAAAGTTATCAGGTGGTTTAAAGATGAGGTGGAAATAAGTCCTGTAAACACAAGTAAAACGACTTGGAATCTTGGAAGTAGTACCAAGGACCCTCGAGGGATATATTGGTGTCAAGGATCAAAGAACCGTTCAAAACCACTCCAAGTATATTATAGAA TGTGTCAGAACTGCATTGAGCTGAATTCAGCCACTGTGTCTGGCTTTATCTTCACTGAAATCATCAGCATTTTCCTCCTTGCTGTTGGGGTCTACTACATTGCTGGACATGAAGGAGTTCGCCAGTCAAGAG CTTCAGACAAGCAGACACTGTTGTCCAATGACCAGCTGTATCAG CCCCTTAAAGAACGGGAAGATGACCAATACAGCCACCTTCAAGGAAACCATTTGAGGAAAAATTGA